From the Emys orbicularis isolate rEmyOrb1 chromosome 19, rEmyOrb1.hap1, whole genome shotgun sequence genome, the window GATCCgggggcttggggggagggggggggaatgctgGAGCCTGGTGCAGCGTGATCTGTTCAGCTCTAGACACACGGTGGACAGCTGAGTTGATGATGGGGTACAAAgaccttcctggggagaaaataccaggtacaaGGGGGCGCTttcatctagcagagaaaggtagaacaagaaCCATCGATgactagattccaaggccagataaTCTGTCTCACCGCCTGCATAACAGCCCAGGTCAGAGAACTTCCCcgaagtaattcctagagcagagcttagATTTCAAAATTGCCAGCGATGGAGAAATCCGCCACaccccttggtaagttgttccactgttaaaaattgacccccttacttccagtctgaatgcGGCTAGTTTCGgagtccagccattggatcgcgTTAGAGTTTTCTCTGCGAGAGTGAGGAGCCCACTGTTAAATCTTTGTTCCCCGGACGGACTGACCAAGTCACCCACTTAACCTTCACTTTGTTAAGCCACATGGTTGGTAGCAAAAATCCCGGGCGCTGAGTTACGACAGAGAATTCTTCCCCAGGGGTCTGGTTGGTGGGTCTtggccacatgctcagggtctaactgatcggcagatttggggtcgggaaggaatttccccccgggactgattggcagagacccggggggggggggaggttcgccttcctctgcagcatggggcacggatcacttgcaggtttaactaatgtaaatggtggagtcGGGGCACCGGAATGGGGAgaccagggggccatggccccatcactttttaccagccGTAAGAGCGAGCGATAGGCGGGAGGGAGCAGGgcgagtggggggtggggcctcggaggaagaggcggtgcaggggtggggcctcggtggggcggggcagagtgggggcggggcctcggggaagaggcggtgcaggggtggggcctcggtggggcagggcagcgtgtgggcggggcctcaggggaaggggcagccggTGGCCCACCCACTTTTAGGGCGCTACCACTGCTCTATCGGAAAAGCTGACCTCTCAAGTGGGAGTTGTACAGGGAAGAAGGAAGAACGAGACGTACCCAGAAAGCTGGTGGGATTTGCAAGCAGAGACTCGTCCCCAGCCACAAACCAAGAGGGAACGAATCTTAATGCTGGAAGGAAGCGTTAAGTGGCGCCCCGGCGCGTTGGCCTGTCCTGGCTTGACAGATTTCTGAAGGCCGACGTATGTATCGGAGCGGGTACGGACCCCAGCCCTGTTGTCTTTTGGACTGGAAAAGCTGACGTTACCAGAACATTTTTGCAACAATTTATTGGCTCTGTGAATAAACAAAAAAGGCCAGCGAGGCCTCTACTAACCCCATGCCCTAGCCTGAAACCAGTGATTTTACTCGAGTTCAATGCAATTAGATTGATTGTTTCGTGTATCATGGTAGGGCCTGGAGGCCCTCACCAAGATCAGGGTCCCGTTGTGCTGGCTGATGCACAGATGCaggtgagagacagtccctgccccaaagagctcaccgtTTAAACCCAGGAAGATGTACTGCCtgcattctacagatggggaaactgaggcacggcaaaTGATTTGCGCAGTGAGTCTGTGGCAAAGTCAGGAATGGCACCCAGCTCCCCTGAAACCCGCCGCAGGGCCGTAACCGCCTGACCAGCCTGGACCTCTCCTGTGCCTCCCTTCGATTCATACACCCGGGGCCCCTTCGGCACGGTTCTCTGCGCTGGTGAAGCCCCTTGCATTCCAGTGAAGTAGAAAATGAGCAGGACCGAGCGGAAGCTGGTCTGCGAAGGCAGCagatcccccacctccccccgcagcagacccccccccctcaccctacCTGGCTCTTTCCATTAACCGGAGTATGACACCTGATCAGTCCCACCCCGCTGGCTTTAAAACAAGCAacacgctgcaccccagaagctaGTAAGTTACACGGCGAGATGCTGCCGTCTCAACCGTAACATCTCCCCCGGGTGGCTTCACCGCCGACGCCTCCTAGATGCCCTGGGCCGGTTTGGGCTGCCGGAGAGTCAGCAGGAAGTCTTGGCACCAGGCTGGCAAGTAGGAGAGCGGGAGGTAATACAGCTTAGCGTCCCAGCCCCCCGAGTACCgagtgtgggggtggcaggctgTCAGCGCGTGCTCCATGCAGTCGGTGACCAGGAAGAGGTTGGGGCTGGCCGTGGATAAGAGCTGGAGGAACTGCTCATAATCTGCGTGTGGAAATACAAACGAGGCCAAAGTCAGGCCCGGGGCGGGGTAGGCTTCGGAGAAGAGCCCCACGGGCTTTGGAATGGAAAGGTCCAGCCCCACCCCGTCCGCAGCGCTGCAGGCCCCAAGTGGCTGCGCACCAGCGGGGCTCAGTTTATTTCCCGCCCTCATCCGGCTACAATCCCCCCAGCAGCATCCAGCCCCGGCCCGGTCACCCCCTCGGACTCACAGGTGTCGAAGTAGCGCTGCCCGTACGACTCTTTGATCTCGGCGGGGACCCGGCCCCACACCTCCTGCAGCATGTCTTTCATGATCTGGGTATTTAAGATCTGCGTCCCGAAGGCGCCCGGCTCTATGATGCACACCTTGACCCCGAAAGGAAGGAGCTCCCGCCTGGAATGGAACGACGACATGACTACGGAAGCCCCCGCCGAGGCACAGGACCCCCCCACGGAGTTGGTAAGGCTGGATGCAAAGGGAGTGAGGGAAGGTGCCTGGGGGGCAGAGACGGAGGAGTGTCTGGTTatggggggaggtcccagacgcaCAGGGTGTGCGGGGGGCAGTTTGGAGACCAGTAGGGGTTGCTCGAGGTAGGCAGAGCTTTGCCGACCTTCCCGGAGCACCGAGGTTCTTGGGCCAAACCCATCCCCGGTCAGGACACGACGGCGGACGCGGCTAGTAATGGCTCTCACCGGAGGCTGTCGGAGAACGCCTCCACCCCGTACTTGGCCGGGCAGTAGCCCCCTCCGATCATGGCCAGCCGGCCCATCGTGCTGGCCACGTTGACGACCCGGCCCCTGGCTCGCTTCACCAGGGGCAGGACGCTGAGGGTCACCTCGATGAGGCCGATCAGGTTCACGTTCAGCACCTTGACGAAGTCGTCCTTGGTCAGCCACTCGTTGGGGGCCGTGGGGATGCCGATCCCCGCGTTGTTCACCaggccccagagccctgggcagaggggacaGAAGGGTTGGGGGGTGGCTcatctcccagtcccctcccagcccaggtgctcagagaatcaggccctatctcccctcctgccctctcccgGGGGCCCCTGCTacagagccccagggctgctccgGTCACTGGTCTCCCGGGCCAGGCCGACGTGACCTGCTTCTCAGTCCCAGCACGAGAGCACGGCCGCCTGCCTCGCTGTGAtactgggtgggggggtgggggggggcagcaaagcTGGGACACATGGGGCTGGGCCCCCCCCAGCTGAGCAGAACACAAGCTCTGAAAGCCCATCTGGCCTGTTGCTGTGCCCAGACCTGCCCGTCTCCCcagaggagtttgggggggtgggggacgggcacaggaaattccccacccagctctggcgGGAAATACCCGCCCCCATGAGGATGCACTTTGCCAACACGACCATTGTCTTTGTGCccgccactgcccccacccccggcccctctGCAGCCTCGGGCGAAGGATGGGcaggacattaatgcaggctccTGAGACCTCAGGCCGAGGGGGCAggacccggccccggccccagccccgtgCAATAACCACCAGCATCTCATCCAAGCCGCACCTTTGTCCCCCACTTGTTCCTTCACCCAGGCGGTGGCCGCGGCGATGCTGTCGGTCCGGGTGACGTCCAGGATCACCGTTTGCAGCCGCTGCGACGTCGCCTTCCTCAGCTGCTCCGCGCCCTGCTGGGTGAGACAAGCCGCCAGCACCCGCAGGCCCCGCACGTCCAGCTGCTTGGCCAGCAGGTTCCCGAAGCCGGAGTCGCACCCGGTGATCAGGACGTATTTCTCCGGGAGGCCCTCGACGCTCTGCCGCTCCCGGTACCATCGGCGGAGGAAGTACAGCCCCAGCAGGGCGGCCAGGTACAGCCACATCCTCACAGGCGGACTCTGGCTGCAGACCAAATAATCCGAGGACCACTGTGGGACGGCTTGTTTGACCTTCGATGGAGGGAAACAGCCCCAGCTGTCAACGTGACCCTGCGGCAGGACAGCGCTAACCAGCCACCGTTCGTTGGGGGTTCTCAGCCGCAAAGACCCCGTTAGAAATCTGAACTATTTATTCAAGAGACGGGGAGGAAAAAAGGGGATGAATCAGTGTAAGCCTTTGAAATGCAACGGGATAAGCCAGGCTTTCTTTCAACCATCTCCCTATAGCAATAGAGAAACCCCGTCTGAGGGTATTTTTAGATGGCATTAAACATGCTACCGCCTGTCCTTTGCGTGGGTGGGGGGTTAGTTGAGATGGGGTGCAGCTGCTGGGGTTGTTAATGTTCTAACCCATTTCCTGGAGGGCCGAACCAGACACACCCAcccaaaagggagagagaaaagcatGGTGAGAGACGCCTCGTAGCCTGGCGGCTGGAGAAAGGCCCGGTCTGATCGGTCGCTTGGAGACCCGGCCCGCTCGTGCCAGCCTGGGGCCGGTAAGGGCCTGGCTTTGAACTGCCCCTCTGGTCCAGTGCTGGAAAATACACCAGCGAAACCTGCCGCGGGTTCGGCAAAAGGAAAGTGACAGGAAGAAAATGGCACCAAAGAGggcaagggaaaaaaatccccagGGAAGGGGTGACAGCGGGAACCTGAGTCTCGCTCCCAGGGACGGTCCAGGATCCAGGAGGGGGTTGTTGAAAAGCCAACAGGAGGGGGAAAGTTTACCTGCTGCAAGCAAGGGCCCCGCTTGCCTTGGATTCCAGCTCCCGCTGTGCTCTGGGGAATTGGCACTTTGGAAATCAGACAGGACGAGCCTGGCGATTGGTGAAGGATAAACACCTCCCCTGGGAGTGCAGGGGGCCCGGGCAAGAGGCTGGGGcccggctggaggcagggagcGCATGCAAAGTGGAGTGTCTAGGGGGCAAAGTCCTGCCTGTGATTTAAAGGGACTGGTTCCAGCCTGTGGGGGAAGCGGTGCTGCATTTCTTGGCTGCACCTACCAGCTCCGAACCTGCCGGCCGCCCCAGGGCCCCAGCGGTGGGGCCGGGCGGCCTGAGAGGGACCAGCTGGCAATCGATGGTATTTCTTGGGCTGGCCCTGGCCTCGTTACTGTGTGGCAGAGCCCTGGGAGTCACCCAGGAAAGATCCCACCAGGACCCAACACAAGAGCCCCCCAGTTCTGATATCCTTGTGCAGGCTGCTTCCACCAGGCCACGGAGAGGGGACCcaaatgggtgggtgggtgtgggggggggggggtcctggaaACAAACGGGTAAGGGCCCTGCCCTAGATTTCGGCCCTGCTGGAgcagagcggggccgggggctgggacaGAGTCCCGACTGAAGGGACCTACGCCAGATCCACCCCTAGGAATCCCACTGGCAGCTCCGGGACTgtttcctcctgacccccagagtTAGAGGCtggtgccctgaagcaggagtgACGTTAGCCCGGCCACAGCTCCTCGGCCCGCAGCAGCCGtgtcccgttccccccccccccttggcctgTTCTGTGGGGCTGGGACGTGTGGGCTGCATGAGGGTCAGGCTCAGCACCGGACCCTGCTCGGAGAGCAAacgaaccccctcccccatgctgggactgcagcccctgctatctgCATGGAAATCATTAACCCTCCTGCACTCTAGCAAATCTCCGCTTGCCTGGCTCCGGGGGCAAGGCCCAGCGCCCTGCCTTGTCCGAGGCCTGCCAGGGTCGGGGGCAGAGCCCAACGACCTGTGGGTCAGGGAGACAGAGCGCATTCACCGCCCCTCCCACGCTGGAGCAAGGCGGGCTGGCTGGAGAGAAGCAGGCTGCCTTTCCTCCTAGGTTACCCCAGATTCTGTCTGAGCTccggagtcactccagatttcaCCCAGTGTAAACTGCAGGCGGGAGGCGCCTCCCCACCCTGATTCTCTGCCATTTCCTGCTTTAGCCGTTTATTTCCGTTAAAGTGATGCTGTCTTTACGCCAGCGTGGGTTCGGCTCGGGGGGCGACCGCTGCGAGCGCCTCAGCGTGAAAGTCCCCTCTGCTGCTCGCTTCACAAAGACCAAGGGTAGGGACCACCCAGACATTCACAGCTCTGTGGGCTAGTCTGGGTTATCACTTGTATTCAAGTTACAGTTCAGGTTCTGATTCCCCAAGCGTATAGAAATCCTATCGAGCCCTGCGCCCAAGTTACAAATACAGCCGTCCGGTACTCACCCCCTCCGGGATACTCTCGGAGTCCGATGGCTGCCTGGCCCTCAGGAACGGGGCCGTTCCTGCCAGAGTTTTCCCGTCAGGAATTCATTTTACCCAGTCTGGGAGTCCTCTTTTACCTTGTGCTGCCAGCTACACCGACACTCTGCACATGTGCGTGACGGCACCCATCCTCTTGTTCCTTATTCGCACTGTGTCCCCCCAGAACAGGGGGATTCCCAGTTTTTCATAGGTCGTTTGTAGTTCCTTTTATTTCTCATTGGCAGTTACGCACGAGGAGAAGCCTGCAGTTCATTTttggcactccccccccccgttggCACGCTTCTTCCTGTCAGTTCGTGGCATCGGCTCATTCTTTGGTGACTTACTCATGTCAAGCATTTCTCAGGCTTCTGGCCTAGTCTGGCTAAGCTGatatcttacaggcctcagcctgcaggcctTGCGTTTCAGCCCTGCTTACTTAGATACCTAATGCATGTGTACAGGGACTGTTGACCCCTTACTAAaacccagtgggggggggggttgattggctggctcccagtcccaaaggaaaggggaagggtcgatgggaaatcaggaccctgagactgacagtccccaggaacaatggggagaggccagcgctccaggtcagcctgactgacagggcgggcaggctaatgaggAAGTCAGGGGGGTCCTGTTCTCCgtctgagctggaattgcctggaagAGAGCGGGGGTCCGAGCTGAGCCCGGGAGCAGGGCCGCGCCGGCCAGAGAGGCAGCCCAAGAAGTTGGGGTAGAATGGAGCTGGGGTAGAATGGAGCTggcgctggggctggagccgtcCGGAGCCgagtgcggggagcagctggggagagcgagggggaccctgggcagcgggcccagcgcagggagacgcccccagccaagGGGCCCTGCAGCCCAGTCGTGGAGGGGATCATAACCCTGACGGGACGGGGGCAATGCTgggaagggtcctgccacctagagccagagggcgtgtggccaccgccagagcaagtgtccgacccgcagttGGGTTCTCAGCacctgtagcccagtgggccaCTTACCCGTATTCGATTCATTGCTTTGTTATTCTGCTTTATTCTGTTTAGTAGCAACACAAGGAACCGACAGGCTTTTATCCTGTAAGATTTGGCTTTAGTGTGAGGCTTGATGCTTGGAACCTTTGGTATAGAGAAATGTAAGTAACTTATAAGTTCTAGGGAACTGAAAGTGACATGCCAGAGGGGGGATTTTGTCCAGAATACTGACATCAGCCACTCACAGAACATCGCTGACACCAGCATGCGAAAGGTTCCGGACAGAACGTCCGACCGCAAAGATACCATGACAGCAAATTGACGTATATGCTAATCGGGTAACATCAGCCATAGACTAACCTAGAGAAAAACGAACCCCttaaggggaggaaatacaaataaggacctcTAGTAAATAGGCATTGGTCATGGCAGCGGCAGCGTAACTGACTATAAAAGTCACATCCCAGGGGCAGCAGAGAGGTTGAAGAGATGTAGAccttgggaggggccagaatgaCGGCCACCGGGGAAGATAAGGACAATGACGGTGATAAAAAACATCATAGTTAAGTATAAAAAATAAGGGTGTGAGTATGAACGTCcaaatgtactttctgtattatctctatttgCCTTGGTAAGTTAAAGTGTGTGTATAAACTttgctaaattattaataaatatatatatttgtagagagagagagagagttcctgccgtgtgagtgttgcacctgtgcacattggggttcccaaAATTATATAATAAGTTTACAATAATCTTACTGGGCCTAATCgtgggacaagaacctgttaaTCCTCAAGATACAATGATAAAGACCCACCTTCGGCTCAGCCTACACCCCCCCACTATGCACCCGGGAGGCAGAGCCCACATTGCAGCTGGGGCGAGGGGGCTGCCGTTGCCCTGCGGACGGGGGCTTTGCATCACAGCGCGTGCAGGGAGCTCGCGTCCCAGTTGTTCTCGACGCTGCTCATGCTCTTGGGGACGCAGGCTCAGCcctggtgtgtggggaggggggcgggggctgcgttGTTGTGGGATCCCTTTTGGACCTGGGCTCACAAAGTgtcactctgtaaaatgggaggcAGTGCGGCCTattggctagagcactggactggggcttGGGAGGGCTGCATTCTATTCCCGGCtcggccactggcctgctggatggcCTTTGGCAAGTCTCTTCCcccgccccgtgcctcagtttccccatctgtaaaaaggggatcctgccccagccctccttTGTgcggtgctttgagatctaggggTGAGACAAGCTCGGTATTATTCCAATGCAGCAAATGCTCCCATCCAAACAAGGAACCAAAGAGACAAGGGAGGGAGTGAATCAATGGGAAATATTTCTTTATTCGGTGTATGACGGTAGCACCCCACTACCCCCCCACCAGGGGCCTCAgtcagggaccagcccccccacaacccggtgctaggcgctgtacgaacaCCAAACAAAGAGAcacgccctgccccaaggagcctcCAATCTAAGGCAAGAGCCATCAGGTGGAGGCAGCACAAGGAAACGGGCCCTGGAAGCAAACTAGCTCAGGGGCGCTGCGCGCTGCCTTGGCCTGGGCGTTTGCTGAGCTGCCCGCGATGGTAACGGCCAGCTGGGGCTGAAGGCTGTAGCGGCCCAGGTTGCTTTCCCCAGCCGGTGAGAGCCTGCGCCTCCCAGCCGCATGCCTGGGAAGTGAGCTGGCCCTTAACTATTCAACAGAAGGCTCCAGTCCCGTTTAAGAAGGCGCTGCCGGGAGCCGTGCTCGTCTGCACCGTGCGGGGTGGGGGCGTTGGCACCGATTCCAGTgcagatgccccccccccccccccgccctccggtGCAGACGGGCCCCTGCTGGATTTCCCAGCTTCTTCCTCTTCCGCCCCCTGCGATGCCCCCTTAGGTGTCTCCTGTTTGTCCTCCCCCCACTTACACGGCCTGGGCTGGGCGGGGCCAAGTCCAGGTCAGCACCCAGTCCGCCAAGGCCGTGGGCAGGTAGGAGAGGGGGATGTAGAAGAACTGGGCGTCCCAGCCCCCGGAGTAGCGGGTGCGGGGGTGACGGGCCGTCAGCGCGTGCTCCATGCAGTCGGTGACCAGGTAGAGGTTGGTGCTGGGTTTTGTCAAGAGTATCTCTCTGGTGAGCTTGTGGCCTGTaggcagagaagggggagaggtcAGTcccatatgagagagagagagagagacacacacacacacacacacacacacacacacggcagatTTTGGTCCGGAGGGATTCAGCcttttgtgggaggggaggggggactaaGCTTTGACccccatggctgcagagaaatgcTCCGCCAGTTACGGCgacttcctgagtctgcaggcagcctgcgTCGATAGCGCTGCCCCTATTCAGATCATTGGCGTGTTGACTCTTAAACATAACGATGTCTCCCTGGGAACTGGATTTCCAGTCAAAGTCAGGGCATAACTGTGGGGAATCCCCTAGTTGGAAGCAACTGACTCTCTGGGGAGAGGCTAAAATCTTCAGAGGactcgacaccccccccccttagtcttaATCTGCCCCGAATTTGGAGCCCGTGCTGCAAAAGCCCTACCTgcggagaatctccattagctacTAACAGCGTAGGGGCTACCACCCACAACCGCACAGCGAGCATCCGTCCTGCAGTGGGCAATCTCTCCCCCTACACCTAGCGTGTGAGTTCATTACAGCAGCTGAGCGCCCCTTTGCAGAAATTTGGCTGTATTCGGGCAGACGCCCCAGCACAGCAGCTCCGGGGTCCCCGTCAGGGGAGACGAGGGGACCGATGGTTTATGGGCTGGCTGGCttttcccctcttcccaccctcgGGAGCCTGGCCAGAGAGTCCCCGTCTCCCCACGacgctgcaggagctctcacggCTGTCGAAGTAGCGCTGCCCGTAGCTCTCCTTGATGTCGGGGCGGGCGCGGTGCCAGCTCTGTTCCAGGCACTCCAGATTGCGCTGGGTCTCCGTCATGGGAGTGCGGAAATAGCCCGGCTCCACAATGGCGATCTTCACGCCGAAGGGCCGGAGCTCGCGCCTGGAATGGGACAAGCCCGTCACCGCCAGCCACCGGACACCGCGGATATCGGGAGCCCAGCACGACTCCCCCTTTGGGAACAAGGCCCAACGCTGGGGCCCCTTAAAATCAATGCGCCTGGAAATCAGTGGCCAGGGCCAGGCTTCCCAAAGCACTAGGGATTTGGGGGGCCGATAGGGGACCCTCAAAGGAGCTTGCTCCCCAGAGGGCGGGCGCTAAGGACCGTCTCTGCGAATCAGGCTCTTTTAAGGGGTTTCAGGGCAGGCCCTCAAAACTTGTGGCCCCCAAATCGCTTTAGAAACTCCTAGCCCTGGGCCTCTCCGCGCTTGGACAtttctgggctgctctggggccggggtggggcaggggggcgggtaCCTGAGGCTGTCAGAGAACGCCTCCACGCCGTACTTAGAAGGGCAGTAGCCCCCTCCGTAGAAGGCCAGCCGGCCCAGGATACTGGCCACGTTGACGACCCGGCCCCTGGCTCGCTTCACCAGGGGCAGGAAGCTGAGGGTCACCTCGATCAGGCCGACCAGGTTCACGTCCAGCACCTTGACGAAGTCGTCCTTGGTCAGCCACTCGTTGGGGGCCACGGGGAAGACGAGCCCCGCGTTGTTCACCaggccccagagccctgggaaagGGAGAGCGAATGAGCATGGGGGGAGGCTGTTCCCCTTCGATCTGAAATCCCCTAACGGCACCAACCTGGCAATTAAACCAACCCCCGTCCTGGCCCCAATCCCCCACGTGTGCCCGGGGCAGCTGCTAAAGGGCCATTTCTCTGTGCGTGTGCCGGGACCGTCTGCGTCGTGCTGAGGTTATCCAGCATTATCCGGCATCACCGTGCCTTGAACGCAGCTGCCGCCGGCTCTTCATCCTGGGCGGAGAAGCACTGGTGCATTGAAACTGgagcggagggggcgggggaggcggaCACCCAGCCCCCCCTACTCTAAGCCACTagatcccacacccctcccagatatgggaatagaacccaggagtcctggctgccagctctcgctgctctaaccactagaccccactcccccccccggatgggaatagaacccaggagtcctggctcccgatCCTTCACTCCTTTCCTGCCTGTCGCATTAGCACAGCCCCAGCCTGTGTGAGCTCAGAGCTGCCCCtggcaaaggggcaggtggaggattCAGGGGCCCCACCTTTGTCCCCCACTTGTTCCTTCACCCAGGCGGTGGCCGCGGCGATGCTGTCGGTCCGGGTGACGTCCAGGATCACCGTTTGCAGCCGCTGCGACGTCGCCTTCCTCAGCTGCTCCGCGCCCTGCTGGGTGAGACAAGCCGCCAGCACCCGCAGGCCCTGCACGTCCAACTGCTTGGCCAGCAGGTTCCCGAAGCCGGAGTCGCAGCCGGTGATCAGGACGTATTTCTCTCGGAGGTTCTCCACAGTCTGCCGCTCCCGGTACCATCGGTGGAGGAAGTACAgccccagcagggcagccaggtACAGCCAcatcctcccacactgcaaaccaaccaaccaagcaGATGGGGCAAGACttgcactgaaatgcagtcagctctggggtgggtcgGAGCAGCTGCTTAACAGCACAGAGCAACAAAGGAGCGCTTAGACGCCTGCCTGCAGCAACCACAGGACTCATCTAATACAAATGGGGCTTTACAAGAAACAGTGCCTGGGATTTTAGAATTAAACTCCTTATGGACCTAAAACACGTCTGTAAGCAGAAAAAGACAGGGTTGGAGGGTGACAGAGCCGGAGCTTCCAGAGCTCTCAGCTCCCCGCAATGTGTTCAGAACACGGGCCGTATTTTCACTTGCGCTTCGCACCCAGCAACTCCCCCTGGGCCGCTGGAGTCCTGCTGCCGACGTGCTGAGCCCTGCTAAATTCACCCCCTAGGATCCGGCTCGCTCCTGCTTCGTGTCACCATTGACACCAGTGTCCAACGGTACGAGATCCCACCTGGGGCTGGTGTACAGCCGCTGGGCACGGAGGTGAACGCCAGGGGAGAACCCACCCCTTTGATTCACCAGTTGTGCCAGCCTGCGGACAACGGTTCACGTTACGGCTGAAATCTGCCTGAGCCAGCAGCCctgagccagcccctgccccctacccTTCTCTGTATCCATCACTAACAAGGACACCGGCCGCTTTGCTCCTGTCAAGCCTACAACCAGCTACCTGTGAACAAGGTCTCCGCTTGCCTTGGGTGCCAGCTCCCGCCTGGTCCGCCTGCTCTGCAGCCTTGGACACAGCGAAGGCGAGGAACATACCACGCCCCGTGGAGCGGAGCAGGGCAGAGGTCCCGGGCAGGCGGCGGAGcgctggatgggggcggggcatggaAAGGCCAGGGGGCAAGGTTCTGCCTGTGGTTAAACAAAAGGGTCTTGTCAGTTTGATCTGGCCCCAAAAGGGATTCAGAAAAACCAGCCCGTGAAATCCCAGCGGTGCTGAGTTCCCGGGTGCTCAGACTGGGGGTATCAAAGCCTAGTCCGTCGCCGGGGGAGTATGGATGGGCCGGGAGACTGGCTGGAATGGGTGTGTCTAGAGACAGACAGAAGGGAACACCTGGGATTGTGGTGCTTCCCTGAGATTAGGGCCCCAGTGTGCCAAGCGCTGgacggaccccccccccccaaccgagATGGGGGCCCCATTGTGTCTGGCACTGCGCAGCCCTCCCCACACATGATGGAacgcacccctgtattcacacccggCACGCCATTGGAACCGTCTTCGTACAAGGGACACCTCGGGAGGTATTGTTTGGAAACTCATCCTTTGCTGGTCACTAGCGTCCTGGCCACATAGGCTTGGCAGCACTGGATGTGAAGCGAGACGCTTTCCCCGCACGATGTTATTTACACAAGGTCCAAACCCCACAGCCGAGCCCAGGCAGAAGTCAGCAAGCGGGTCTGTCCTGCGCAAAAGAACGTGtgtttgccttaatttgcatttaggCAGTAAATAGAATCATCAGGTgcaaagggggaaggagggaaacgtGCATGTAAGCATATACAGGTGAAAAaacccagcagggaacatccttccacatagacgcTTTGTCCCCTGGTTCTTAGCTGGCAATGTTTTTCAATGTCCCATAAACGataaaaaggaggggcaaacGCCTCCAgggacccctctctctctccctccctgcccatctcATTCTCTGCAGCTGAGAAGATCAaggaaacagctgttggactctggggggACGGG encodes:
- the LOC135891713 gene encoding retinol dehydrogenase 7-like isoform X2 translates to MWLYLAALLGLYFLRRWYRERQSVEGLPEKYVLITGCDSGFGNLLAKQLDVRGLRVLAACLTQQGAEQLRKATSQRLQTVILDVTRTDSIAAATAWVKEQVGDKGLWGLVNNAGIGIPTAPNEWLTKDDFVKVLNVNLIGLIEVTLSVLPLVKRARGRVVNVASTMGRLAMIGGGYCPAKYGVEAFSDSLRRELLPFGVKVCIIEPGAFGTQILNTQIMKDMLQEVWGRVPAEIKESYGQRYFDTYYEQFLQLLSTASPNLFLVTDCMEHALTACHPHTRYSGGWDAKLYYLPLSYLPAWCQDFLLTLRQPKPAQGI
- the LOC135891713 gene encoding retinol dehydrogenase 7-like isoform X1 produces the protein MRSLPPAGPQPLARAPCTPRGGVYPSPIARLVLSDFQSANSPEHSGSWNPRQAGPLLAAARLSPPVRMWLYLAALLGLYFLRRWYRERQSVEGLPEKYVLITGCDSGFGNLLAKQLDVRGLRVLAACLTQQGAEQLRKATSQRLQTVILDVTRTDSIAAATAWVKEQVGDKGLWGLVNNAGIGIPTAPNEWLTKDDFVKVLNVNLIGLIEVTLSVLPLVKRARGRVVNVASTMGRLAMIGGGYCPAKYGVEAFSDSLRRELLPFGVKVCIIEPGAFGTQILNTQIMKDMLQEVWGRVPAEIKESYGQRYFDTYYEQFLQLLSTASPNLFLVTDCMEHALTACHPHTRYSGGWDAKLYYLPLSYLPAWCQDFLLTLRQPKPAQGI
- the LOC135891717 gene encoding 17-beta-hydroxysteroid dehydrogenase type 6-like isoform X1 — its product is MFLAFAVSKAAEQADQAGAGTQGKRRPCSQCGRMWLYLAALLGLYFLHRWYRERQTVENLREKYVLITGCDSGFGNLLAKQLDVQGLRVLAACLTQQGAEQLRKATSQRLQTVILDVTRTDSIAAATAWVKEQVGDKGLWGLVNNAGLVFPVAPNEWLTKDDFVKVLDVNLVGLIEVTLSFLPLVKRARGRVVNVASILGRLAFYGGGYCPSKYGVEAFSDSLRRELRPFGVKIAIVEPGYFRTPMTETQRNLECLEQSWHRARPDIKESYGQRYFDSRHKLTREILLTKPSTNLYLVTDCMEHALTARHPRTRYSGGWDAQFFYIPLSYLPTALADWVLTWTWPRPAQAV
- the LOC135891717 gene encoding 17-beta-hydroxysteroid dehydrogenase type 6-like isoform X2, translated to MWLYLAALLGLYFLHRWYRERQTVENLREKYVLITGCDSGFGNLLAKQLDVQGLRVLAACLTQQGAEQLRKATSQRLQTVILDVTRTDSIAAATAWVKEQVGDKGLWGLVNNAGLVFPVAPNEWLTKDDFVKVLDVNLVGLIEVTLSFLPLVKRARGRVVNVASILGRLAFYGGGYCPSKYGVEAFSDSLRRELRPFGVKIAIVEPGYFRTPMTETQRNLECLEQSWHRARPDIKESYGQRYFDSHKLTREILLTKPSTNLYLVTDCMEHALTARHPRTRYSGGWDAQFFYIPLSYLPTALADWVLTWTWPRPAQAV